GTCGCGGTTGTACAGCGACAGCGCGCGCGCCGTGGGGATGTAGGCCGTGTCGTCGAGATCGATGCCGAGAAACTGTCCCTTGCTCTCCATGACACCGATGACGCGGTAACGTTCGCCACCGATCTGTACCCGTTCGCCGAGCGGATTCGCGGTGCCGAAGAGTTCGTGCTTGAGCGTGGAGCCGAGCACGATGAAGGCGCGGGCGTTGGCCGCATCGTCAGGGGGCAGGAACTGACCGCTCTTGACCCGCATCGAGAACACGTTCTGCATGTCTGCGCCCACACCCATGATGTAGGTGCGGCGAACGCGGCCGTTGGCACGGACTTCCGAGTTTCCCGACACATTGGGCGTGACGCCGGTGACGAAGGGCGCACGCTCGAGCGCGGCCGCATCCTCGAGCGTCAGCTCCCGGGTGGTGGAGGGCAGGCCGGGTGGCCCGCCGCGCGCGCCCTGGCGGCCCGGCGTGACCTGGATGAGATTGGTGCCGAACTGGGTGAACTCCTTGAGCACGAACTGATGCAGCCCCTCGCCGATCGAGGTCAGCAGGATCACTGCGGCAATGCCGACGCCGATGCCGAGCAGGGTCAGGAAGCTGCGCATGCGGTGCGCAATCAGGGCACGGAGTGAGAGCTGGAAGAAGTCTCGCCAGAGCATGGCCTGTCCTAACGCTTGGCCAGAGCCTGCACGGGGTCGAGGCGTGCAGCCCGCCGCGCCGGCAACACGCCGAACAGCAGTCCGGTGCCCAGCGCCGTGCCGAGGCCGGCCGCGACCGCCCAGTCAGGCGGCCACGCCGGCAGCACCGGGTAGGCCAGGCGGATGCCCCAGGCACCAAGGTGGCCGAGCCCGTAGCCGACCAGCGCACCGGCAATCGACAGCAGCGCCGCTTCGGTGAGAAAGGCAAACCGGATGTCGCGAGCGGTGGCGCCGAGGGCCTTGAGCAGACCGATTTCGCCGGTGCGCTGGGTAACCGCCACCAGCATCACGTTCATCACCAGGATGCCGGCGACCGCGAGGCTGATTGCGGCGATGCCGGCGACGCCCATTGTGAGTGCGCCAAGGATGCGGTCGAAGGTGCCGAGCACCGCGTCCTGGGTGATCAGGGTGACGTCGAGTTCGCCATCGCGGCGGGCCCGAAGAATGTCCTCAAGCTGCCGCTGTGCGGGAGCGAGGGCCTCGCGATTGCGGGCCTCGACCATGATGCGGAACAGGGTGTTGGTATTGAACATGGCCTGCGCGGTGGCGACAGGCACCATCACCAGTTCGTCGGTGGTCATGCCCAGGCCCTGGCCGGCCGGGGCCATGACGCCGATGACGCGCAGGCGCGTGTCGCCAACGCGCACCATGCGCCCCACCGCGGCTTCGGCGCCGAACAGCTCGCGCCGGATCTTGTCGCCGATCACCGCCACTGCGCTCGCACGCCCGAGGTCTTCCCGGGGCAGGAAGCGCCCCTGGGCGACGCTGTACTGACGGATGTCGAGGTAGTCGGCATTGGTGCCGAGCACCATCACGTCGCGCAGGCGTCCGCCCACCGAAATCTCGGAGTTGCCGACCGACAGCGGGGCGATGCGGCTCACCAGCGGTGCGCGCAGCAGGGCGGCGGCGTCGTTCACCGTAAGGTCGCGCGGGGTACTGGTGATGAAGCTGCCCGCGTTCACGCCCCCGGTCTCGTTGCGACCGGGCAGAACGATGATGAGATTGGCGCCGAGCGAGGCAAACTCGCCGACGACGTAACGGCGTGCGCCATCGCCAAGGGCTGTCAGCACCACGACTGCAGCGACACCGATCGCCATGGCCAGCACCATCAGCGAGGTGCGCAGTGGATAGCCCAGTGCCGCACGGGTGGCAAAGCGCAGGGTGTCGGCGGGGGTCACGATCCGCTTGCCCCCCGATCTGCATCTGTGCCGCCACGCAGATCCCTGACCAGGGCGCCGTCCTCCATCATCAGGCGGCGGCGCGCACGCTCGCCCATCGAGGGGTCGTGGGTGACAACGATCAGCGTGGTGCCGCTGGCGTTCAGCGCCTCGAGCAGGGCGGTGACCTCTTGCCCGGTATGCCGGTCGAGGTTGCCCGTCGGCTCGTCGGCCAGCAGCACGGCGGGTTGCATGATGGTGGCGCGCGCGATTGCGACGCGCTGGCGCTGGCCGCCCGAGAGCTCTTCCGGGCGGTGGTCAGCGCGGGTCTGAAGGCCGAAGTCCTTCAGCGCGCGCTTTACGCGGGTCGAGCGTTCGGATGCCGGCATGCCGGCAAGCATCAGCGGCAGGGCGATATTCTCGGCCGCGGTCAGGCGGGGAACGAGGTGGAAACTCTGGAACACGAAGCCGATGCGACTGCGGCGCACCGTCGCCTGCTCGTCCGCGGACAGGGTGGTGACGTCGCGCCCCTCCAGTCGGTAGTGCCCGGCATCGGGGCGGTCGAGCAGGCCGAGCAGGTTCAGCAGCGTGGATTTGCCCGAGCCTGACGGCCCCATCACCGCGACGTACTCGCCCGCCTCGATGGTGAGCGACACCGCGTTCAGCGCATGTACTTCACTGTCGCCCAGGGTAAAGACGCGCTCGATGCCTTCAAGCTCGATCTGCGCCATGGCTTTGCCTCCGGCGTGGTCAGCGGGTGCGGCCATCGTCGTCGACGACAGCCTGCGCGCCCGCCGTTACGCCCTCACGCTCCAGCGAGGTGACGATACGCTCGCCAGCCGCGAGCCCTTCGAGTACCTCGGTCTGATCCCAGTTGGCGAGCCCGGTCTTGAGCGCCCGCTCGCTCAGCACGCCGTCGTCGCCCAGGACCAGTACGCGCTGGCCTTCGCGCAGGGCTGCGGTCGGGATTCGCAGGGTGTCCTCGCGGGTGTCGAGCACGATCTCGACATCGGCGCTGTAGCCCACAAGCAGGCCGCGCGCTTCTTCAGGGTGGTCGAAGGCGACGTCGACCTCCACCGTGCGGGCCTGTTTTTCCACTGCCGTAATGTAGGGCGCGATGCGCTTGACCCTGCCCGCAAAGACGCGGTCAGGCAGCGCTTCGAAACTGATGCGGACGACCTGTCCGGGCTGGATCTTGGGTGCATCGATTTCGTCCATCGGCGCCTTGACGTAAAGGCAGGACTCGTCGATGAGGTCGATGGCCGGGGGGGTGGGCACGCCCGGGGGCGACGGGGTGGCGTACTCGCCGAGTTCGCCCGTGATCTTGGCGACCGTACCGTCAAACGGGGCGGTCAGCACCGTACGCTGGCGATCGATCTCGGTCGCGGCCATCTGCGCCTCGACCGTGGCAACGTCGGCGCGGGCCGTGGCGCAGGCCGAGCGACGCGCCCTGGCCTCGGTGCGGGCCTTGTCCTCGACGCTGGCGGAAACAAAGCCGCGCTTGACCAGCGCAGCCTGCCGTTCTGCTTCGCGCTCGGCATTGTCCGCAAGCGCGCAGGCTTCCTGAACGCGGCGCCCTGCGGTGATCAGCTGGGTCCGGTTGACGCTGAGGCGGGCGTCGATGTCACGGTTCCACAGGCGCATCAGCACCTGCCCGGCCTTGACGTGATCGCCCTCCCTGACCGGGAGGTCTTCTATCCGCCCGCCAATGATGGTCGACATTTTGGTGCGCTGGCAGGCCTCGACCTCGCCGGCACGGGTATTGGCAATGCTGGCCTCCACCTTGCCGCGACCGACTTCGTGCACCACAACGGCAACCGGCTGCGGTCGCGTCAGCCACCAGATGGCCCCGCCAAGCAGCGCGAAGATGAGGAGGAGATAGAACAGGCGGCGTGCGAGCGTCATGGCAGTGAGTCTATCAGTGCGTGATGATCCTTGTGGCGTCGCCCGCTACTGTGTCCCTGCTGCAATGGAAGCTTGAGTGCGCGGGACCCCGGAAAGGCCCCCGCGTGCCGGCCGTCAGCCCTTCTTGCTGACCTTTGCCCAGGAATCCTTGAGCGTGACCGTGCGGTTGAATACGGGCGCTCCATCCGCAGAGTCGCGACGGTCGGCGACGAAATAACCGTGGCGCTCGAACTGGAAGTGGTCTTCAGGATGCGCACCGCGCAGCGCCGGTTCGAGCCAGGCGGTGATGACCTGTTTTGAGTCGGGGTTGATGTCGTCAAGGAAGTTCCGCTCCATCTCCTCCGCGTCGCCTTCGCGACGCTGCCCGGGGTGAGGATGGGCAAACAGGCGGTCGTAGATGCGGACTTCGGTCGCATAGCCATGGGCAGCAGACACCCAGTGCAGGTTGCCCTTGACCTTGTAGTTGTCGGCGCCCGGTGTGCCGGACTTGGAGTCGGGCATGTACTCGGCCAGCACCTTGACGACATTGCCGTCGGCATCCTTCTCGCAGCCGGTGCATTTGACGACATAGCCATAGCGCAGACGCACCATGTTGCCGGGGTAGAGGCGGTGAAAGCCCTTGACCGGCTCTTCCATGAAGTCCTCACGCTCGATCCACAGTTCGCGCGAAAACGGCATCTCGCGCTTGCCCAGTTCGGGTTTCAGCGGGTGGTTCGGGGCGTGGCACTGCTCGCTCTGGCCGGCGGGGTAATTGCTCAGCTCGAGCTTGAGCGGATCGAGCACGGCGACCCGGCGCGGGGCCGAGTCGTTGAGGTGTTCGCGCATGCACTCCTCGAGCACGCTCATGTCGATCCACGCGTCGCCCTTGGAGACGCCGATACGCTCGGCGAACAGACGGAAACCCTCGGGGGTGAAGCCGCGTCGACGGGCGCCGATCAGGGTTGGCAGGCGCGGGTCGTCCCAGCCGTCGACATGGCCTTCGTCTACAAGCTGGATCAGCTTGCGCTTGGACAGCACGACGTAAGTGAGGTTGAGGCGGGCAAACTCGATCTGCTGCGGCAGCGGACGCGGGAAGTGACCGGCGGTGGCCAGCGCGTCGAGCAGCCAGTCGTAGAACGGGCGCTGATCGGCAAATTCGAGCGTGCAGATCGAGTGGGTGACGCTTTCGATGGCGTCCTCGATCGGGTGGGCGAAGGTGTACATCGGATAGATGCACCAGTTGTCGCCCGTGCGGTGGTGGGTCGCCTTGCGGATGCGGTAGATCGCAGGGTCGCGCAGGTTGATGTTGGGGCTCGCCATGTCGATCTTGGCGCGCAGGATCTGGCTGCCTTCGGCAAACTCACCGGCACGCATGCGGCTGAAGAGGTCGAGGTTTTCGGCCACGCTGCGGTCGCGCCAGGGGCTGTTGGTGCCGGGCTTGGTGAGTGTGCCGCGGTTGGCGCGCATCTCGTCGGCCGACTGCGAATCGACGTAGGCCTTGCCGGCCTTGATCAGCGACACCGCGCAGGCGTACATGATGTCGAAGTAGTCGGAGGCAAAATACAGGTGCTTGCCCCATTTGAAGCCGAGCCACTGCACGGCCTCGATGATCGAGTCGACGTACTCCTGCTCTTCCTTCTCGGGGTTGGTGTCATCGAAGCGCAAATGGCAGGCGCCATCGTAGGCTTCGGCAAGGCCGAAGTTCAGGCAGATCGATTTGGCGTGGCCATAGTGCAGGTAGCCATTCGGTTCGGGCGGGAAACGGGTTTCCACGCGGCCGGCCCATTTGCCGCTGCGCATGTCTTCATCGATGATGTTGCGCACGAAATTGGTGGCAGGAGCGGGTGCAGCCTTGGTGTCGTTCGGATTCATCGGGTGGGGCGGGTCCGGGTTGCGGCGCGCGATGCGCCGGGTTGGTTACTGGCTTGGGCGAAATTGTAGCCGATGCGCCGCCCTTGGCGCCTGATCACGTCCGTGGCGCGACATCAGCCTTGGGTACAATGGAGCCTGTTTTCGCCTGGTATGTGACTCATGAACCTCGATTCGCTTGAAAGCTGGCTGAAACAGATTGCCGGTGGCGATGCGCTGCTTGCACTGGTGCTGCAGGTCTTCGTTGTCGTGCTGGTGGTCGTGGTGGCCAACTTTTTTCTGCGCAGGGTGCTGGCCCGGCTTGAAGAGCGTACCCGGCTGACCACCACGCCGTGGGACTTTGCCCTGGTCTCCGCAGCCCGCAAGCCGCTCACGCTGCTGGCATGGATCGTCGGCATCACCTTTGCTGCGCGCATCGTGCAGGCACACGCGGATGCCGCGCTGTTCGAAGCGGTTGCGCCGGTGCGCACCATCGGCGTCATCGGCTGCATCACCTGGTTCCTCGTGCGCTTCATCTCCAATGTGCAGGACGGCGTGATGGCACAGCGCCTGGCGCAGGGCGAGTCGGTCGATCGCACCACGGTGGACGCAATCGGAAAGCTGCTGCGCATCTCGGTGCTGATTACCGCCGTGCTGGTCGGGCTGCAGAGTCTGGGCTTCTCGATATCCGGGGTGCTGGCGTTCGGCGGTGTCGGCGGCATTGCGGTCGGCTTTGCCGCCAAGGATCTGCTGGCCAACTTCTTCGGCGGACTGATGGTGTATCTCGACCGGCCCTTCGTGGTGGGAGAGTGGATTCGCTCTCCGGACAAGGAGATCGAAGGCACGGTGGAGGAGATCGGCTGGCGCCTGACCCGCATCCGCACCTTCGACAAGCGCCCGCTGTATGTGCCCAACTCGGTGTTCACCCAGATCACGGTGGAAAACCCGTCGCGGATGAGCAATCGCCGCATCAAGGAAACGGTTGGACTGCGCTACGCCGACATCGACAAGGTGGCGCCGATCGTGAGAGACATCAAGGCCATGCTGCGCGCGCATCCGGACATCGACCAGGCGCCGACCATGATCGTGAATTTCACCCAGTTTGCCGCGTCTTCGCTCGACATCATGGTGTACACCTTCACCGTGACGACGGCCTGGGTGGCGTATCACGAGGTCAAGCAGGATGTGATGCTGAAAATCGCCGAAATCATCGAGCGTCATGGCGCCGAGATCGCGTTCCCGACCCGCACGCTGCATGTGGAGGGCGCCGTCGATACGGTGCCGGCGTCGGCGCCGGTTGCGGGTTGATGGACTTCCACTACGAACTTCGGGTTTCGATATGAACTTCTCGGCGTTTGCCGCAGTCGGTGTGGGTGCAGCGTGTGGCGCGTGGCTGCGGTGGGGCTTGGGCGTGTGGCTCAACCCGGTGTCTGCAAAGATCCCGCTGGGAACGCTGGTGGCAAACCTCACCGGTGGATTTCTGATGGGGCTGGCGCTTGCGATGGTGCATGCGCTGCCTTCATTGTCACCGACCGTGAAGCTGATGCTGACGACGGGGTTGCTGGGCGGTCTCACCACCTTCTCGACGTTTTCCGCGGAGGCCTTTCACCTGGTTCAGCGGGGTGCCTGGCTGTGGTTCGGCGTGCATCTGGGCGCTCATGTCGCAGGATCGGTGCTGATGACCTGGGCGGGCTACAGTCTGTTCAATGCCATCAGGGCCTGATCAGCAGTCGCGCTAACGCTTTGTTGCATTCCGGTCTGTGTGCTCAGACGTGCAACACTGCAGAATTGTTGGGCATGAATCGTGGTCCAATAACTATTCGCCAACAAGAAAGGAGGCTCGATCACCATGAAGACCATTATTTCTTCCGTTGTTTGCGTGGCACTTGTCAGTGGGTGCGCAGGGATGAATGAAACCCAGCGTGACACCGGTACCGGTGCGGCCATCGGTGCTGTTGCCGGCGCTGTGCTGGGGGCAGCAACTTCGGGCAAGGGCAATCGCGGAGAGGCGACTGCCATCGGCGCAGCGGCGGGTGCCGCGATCGGTGCGGGCGGTGGCTACCTGTGGTCGCAGCGCATGCAGGAGCAGAAAGCGGCCATGGAGCAGGCGAGCCAGGGAACCGGCGTCGGGGTGATGCAGACCTCGGACAACCGTCTCAAGCTTGATATCCCGAGCGACATCTCCTTCGATACCGGCCGCTACGACATCAAGCCCAATCTGCGCCCTGTGCTCGACCGGCTGGCTTCCAACCTCACCCAGTACACGGTGACCACGGTAACCATCGTCGGCCATACCGACAGCACGGGCTCGGATGCGGTGAATAACCCGCTGTCGATCAATCGTGCGGCCGCGACGCGTGACTATCTGACGGCACGTGGCGTGGCGCCGAATCGCATCACCATCGACGGCCGTGGTTCGCGCGAGCCGGTGGCTGACAACAGCACGGCGGCTGGTCGCGCGATGAACCGCCGGGTCGAGATCTTCATTGCCGAGCCTGCGAAGTAAACCGGCACCGGTCTGACTGAATGGCAAAGGGCCCGTCCGCAGTCGCTGCGGGCGGGCCCTTTTTGTTGGGCGCTGCCTTGGCCTAGCCCTTCTCTGCCGGCAGTGGCGCGAGCAGGGCGGCGATGTCGGACTCGCCAAACTTGGCCAGCGCGTTGCCATCTTCCGACAGCACGCCGGCTGCCAGCGCGGCTTTCTTGTCCTGCAGGGCGAGGATGCGTTCCTCGATGCTGCCGGCACAGATGAGCTTGAACACGAACACCGGCTTGTCCTGCCCGATGCGGTGGGCACGGTCGGTTGCCTGGTTCTCGGCGGCGGGGTTCCACCATGGATCGTAATGGATCACGGTGTCTGCCGCGGTCAGGTTGAGGCCGACGCCGCCGGCCTTGAGGCTGATCAGGAACACCGGCGCGCGGCCCTGCTGGAAGTCTTCCACCGGAATGCGACGGTCGCGGGTGTCGCCGGTGAGGCTGACCCAGCCGATCTGTGCCTCGTCGAGCTCGGCTGCGATCAGCGACAGCATCTGGGTGAACTGCGAGAACACCAGAATCCGCCGTCCCTCATCGATGAGTTCGGGCAGCATGTCCATCAGCATGTCGAGCTTCGCCCGCTCGGTGACGCGCGATGCGGCCGGGGACTTGAGGAGGCGGGGGTCGCAGCAGACCTGACGCAGTTTCAGCAAGGCGTCGAGGATCACGATCTGGCTGCGGGCGAAGCCCTTGCTGGCAATCTCGCCGCGAATCTTTTCGTTCATCGCTGCGCGCACGGTCTCGTACAGGTCGCGCTGTGCGCCTTCAAAGGCGACGCTGCGCACGATGATGGTCTTGGGCGGCAGTTCGGTGGCGACGTCTTCCTTGCGCCGGCGCAGGATGAAAGGTTTGAGCCGGGCTGCGAGGAGGTCGCGGCGCACGGTGTCACCATGCTTTTCGATCGGCGTACGCCAGATGCGGGTGAACTGCTTGAGGTCGCCGAGAAAGCCCGGCAGCAGGAAGTCGAACTGCGCCCACAGCTCGCCGAGGTGGTTCTCCAGCGGCGTGCCGGTGAGGCCGAGCCGGTGCCGGGCGCGGATCTGGCGAATGACCTGTGCGCCCTTGCTTGCTGCATTCTTGACGGTCTGTGCCTCGTCGAGGATCAGCAGGCTCCATTCACGGGCCTGCAGCGCCTCGGCGTCGCGCCACAGCAAGGGATAGGTTGTGAGCGCCACGTCGACGCCGTCGAGTTCGTCGAAACGTGCGTGACGATCTGCGCCGTGCAGGTTCAGCACCTTGAGCCGGGGGGCAAAGCGCTTGGCTTCGGACTGCCAGTTGAACACCAGCGAGGTCGGCAGGATGACCAGGGCGGGCTGGTCGAGGCGGCCGGCCTGTTTTTCGGTAAGCAGGTGGGCGAGTGCCTGCGCCGTCTTGCCCAGACCCATGTCGTCGGCAAGAATGCCCGCGAGGTCGTGTCGCACGAGATGCTGCAGCCACGCCAGGCCTTCGAGCTGGTAGGGGCGCAGCTCGGCCTTGAAGCCTCGCGGTGCGCGTACGCTCTTGATGCCTTCGGCGTTGCGCATGCGTGCCGACAGCGCGAGCAGGGTGTCAGCGCCGCGACCGGGAAGTTCCAGTTCGGCCAGTCGTCCGGCATCGAAAGCGGGCAGGCGCATGGGCTCGCCGGGGCTGTCGAAGAGGTCGACCAGTGCGCGCACCAGCGGCTTGAGGCGGCGGGCCGGAATGCGCAGCCGGCCGAGTTCCTCGTGGTGCAGGAAGATGGATTCGTCGTCGCCGATCTGGTCCAGCGCCCCCGACAGCCAGCGTCCGTCCTGCGCGAACAGCGTCGTTAGCAAGGGCGCCAGCGCGACCGGGCGGCCATCGACCTCGATTCCCGGCGAAATGTCGAGCCAGCCGCTCTCGGCTTCGTCGACGTCGAGGATCAGGGCGTCGATATCGACTGCGTGATGACGGAAGTCCGCCGGCATCTCGATGATCCAGCCTTCGGCCCGCAGTTGTGGCAACTCATTGGCGGTGAACTGTGCCCACTCGTCTTCGTCCGAGAGCCCCAGCATGTGCGCGGGCACAAGGTCGTAGCCTCCGTGAACCTTGCCTGGCGGGACCTTGGCCAGACCGCTGCGGACCAGGCGGCGTGCTGCGGCGGCCTCGACGTCGGCATCGCGCTCGAGGCGGGCGGTGCGGCCGTCCGGCAGCGCGTGCAGCATTGCGCTGTCATGCGCGTCGATGGTGAGTTCGCCGTAGCGGAAAGCCAGGGTTGCGTAATCGAAGTGCTCAAGGCCGTAGCGCGGATAGCTGCGAAAGTTCACGCCCGCCACATCGAGGGTGCCAATGCGCAGCACCGGGATGGCGGGGCCGCCGACGCGTACCGCGGGGGCATCGCTGCTGGCCGGCCCGGGGAGCTCGGGCGCGACTTCGCGCAGGGTGTCGGCGACGAGTTCGGATTCTGACGGGGTGAGCGGGGGCAGCAAGAGCAGGCGGACGATCTGCTCGGGCGCTGCGTCGAGCGTGATGAGCCCGGCTTCGTTGGTCTTGCGCTCCACGTACCAGGGCGGCACCAGGGGCATGACCAGTTCGGCTTGCGGTTCGACGCGCAGGGCAGGCGCACGGCGACCATCCGTGGTGGTCAGCCATTCGAGGCGGCCGGGGCGGGCAGCGCCCGGCTTCAGTGCCGGGTTCATGAGGTCTTCGAAGTGGCATCGCCCGCTTTCGACCAGTGCCTCGACCAGCGCCTGCGAGTTGCGCCCGGCGAGCGGCAGCGGGTTGTCGAAAAGCGGGCCGCGCGGGCGCTGGGCCCACAGCAGGCGCAGGATGTCGAGATCCGTGTCGTCGATGAACGAGGGTGGTGCGTCGAGCGCCCGCTCGTAGTTGCTCCAGTTCTCCGAACTGCGGATCTGGCCCTGACGGTCCAGTCTGACCTTGAAGCAGTTCAGTGCGTACTGGCGGGTTTCGGGGTCGAAGCGGACCAGATAGCGCAGGCCGTGGGTGGTCGATGCCTGTCGTTCGGTCGGGGCAGCGGGCACCCCGGCTGCGGCGCGGAAGGCCTCGACCCAGGCCAGCACCTGCTCGCGCGGACGATTCGGGTCCTGGCGGCGGTTCAGCCACGCCAGCAGGGTGGCCGCGACGTGTTTGCAACTGCCGCCCACAGGGCAACTGCAGGTGGACTGCAAGGCGCGTGCGGCCAGCGGGTGCGGGTTGAACCGGATCGCCACACGGTAGGGCTGACGCGCAGAGCCCTGAACCTGTGCCGAAAGCAGGTCGCCCTCAAGCTGCAGGTTGCTCGTCGCACGCAGGCAGGCGCGCCCCTTGTCCAGTTCGCGCTGTCCGAGCCAGGTGATGATGTCGGCTTCAGAGAAAGTATCGAACACGGTCATGCGGCGATTTGCGGGGAGCGGGACAGGTTGGGCTGCACGGCAGTCGAAGGTGTCCGGGACACGTTGGCGAAAGGCGGAAGTTT
This genomic interval from Parazoarcus communis contains the following:
- the crcB gene encoding fluoride efflux transporter CrcB, with translation MNFSAFAAVGVGAACGAWLRWGLGVWLNPVSAKIPLGTLVANLTGGFLMGLALAMVHALPSLSPTVKLMLTTGLLGGLTTFSTFSAEAFHLVQRGAWLWFGVHLGAHVAGSVLMTWAGYSLFNAIRA
- a CDS encoding ABC transporter permease, whose translation is MLWRDFFQLSLRALIAHRMRSFLTLLGIGVGIAAVILLTSIGEGLHQFVLKEFTQFGTNLIQVTPGRQGARGGPPGLPSTTRELTLEDAAALERAPFVTGVTPNVSGNSEVRANGRVRRTYIMGVGADMQNVFSMRVKSGQFLPPDDAANARAFIVLGSTLKHELFGTANPLGERVQIGGERYRVIGVMESKGQFLGIDLDDTAYIPTARALSLYNRDGLMEINITYDEGVAASRVAAAVKKILVTRHGRDDFTLTTQEDMLASLSNILDILTAAVGALGGISLLVGGVGIITIMTIAVAERTNEIGLLVALGARRRTILGLFLGEAVALAAIGGLFGLAIGAGIAQLIGLFVPALPVTTPWHFVFVAESVAVLIGLAAGVVPARRAAGMNAVEALRAE
- a CDS encoding mechanosensitive ion channel family protein — its product is MNLDSLESWLKQIAGGDALLALVLQVFVVVLVVVVANFFLRRVLARLEERTRLTTTPWDFALVSAARKPLTLLAWIVGITFAARIVQAHADAALFEAVAPVRTIGVIGCITWFLVRFISNVQDGVMAQRLAQGESVDRTTVDAIGKLLRISVLITAVLVGLQSLGFSISGVLAFGGVGGIAVGFAAKDLLANFFGGLMVYLDRPFVVGEWIRSPDKEIEGTVEEIGWRLTRIRTFDKRPLYVPNSVFTQITVENPSRMSNRRIKETVGLRYADIDKVAPIVRDIKAMLRAHPDIDQAPTMIVNFTQFAASSLDIMVYTFTVTTAWVAYHEVKQDVMLKIAEIIERHGAEIAFPTRTLHVEGAVDTVPASAPVAG
- a CDS encoding glutamine--tRNA ligase/YqeY domain fusion protein: MNPNDTKAAPAPATNFVRNIIDEDMRSGKWAGRVETRFPPEPNGYLHYGHAKSICLNFGLAEAYDGACHLRFDDTNPEKEEQEYVDSIIEAVQWLGFKWGKHLYFASDYFDIMYACAVSLIKAGKAYVDSQSADEMRANRGTLTKPGTNSPWRDRSVAENLDLFSRMRAGEFAEGSQILRAKIDMASPNINLRDPAIYRIRKATHHRTGDNWCIYPMYTFAHPIEDAIESVTHSICTLEFADQRPFYDWLLDALATAGHFPRPLPQQIEFARLNLTYVVLSKRKLIQLVDEGHVDGWDDPRLPTLIGARRRGFTPEGFRLFAERIGVSKGDAWIDMSVLEECMREHLNDSAPRRVAVLDPLKLELSNYPAGQSEQCHAPNHPLKPELGKREMPFSRELWIEREDFMEEPVKGFHRLYPGNMVRLRYGYVVKCTGCEKDADGNVVKVLAEYMPDSKSGTPGADNYKVKGNLHWVSAAHGYATEVRIYDRLFAHPHPGQRREGDAEEMERNFLDDINPDSKQVITAWLEPALRGAHPEDHFQFERHGYFVADRRDSADGAPVFNRTVTLKDSWAKVSKKG
- a CDS encoding ABC transporter ATP-binding protein; translated protein: MAQIELEGIERVFTLGDSEVHALNAVSLTIEAGEYVAVMGPSGSGKSTLLNLLGLLDRPDAGHYRLEGRDVTTLSADEQATVRRSRIGFVFQSFHLVPRLTAAENIALPLMLAGMPASERSTRVKRALKDFGLQTRADHRPEELSGGQRQRVAIARATIMQPAVLLADEPTGNLDRHTGQEVTALLEALNASGTTLIVVTHDPSMGERARRRLMMEDGALVRDLRGGTDADRGASGS
- a CDS encoding OmpA family protein, with the protein product MKTIISSVVCVALVSGCAGMNETQRDTGTGAAIGAVAGAVLGAATSGKGNRGEATAIGAAAGAAIGAGGGYLWSQRMQEQKAAMEQASQGTGVGVMQTSDNRLKLDIPSDISFDTGRYDIKPNLRPVLDRLASNLTQYTVTTVTIVGHTDSTGSDAVNNPLSINRAAATRDYLTARGVAPNRITIDGRGSREPVADNSTAAGRAMNRRVEIFIAEPAK
- a CDS encoding ABC transporter permease, with product MTPADTLRFATRAALGYPLRTSLMVLAMAIGVAAVVVLTALGDGARRYVVGEFASLGANLIIVLPGRNETGGVNAGSFITSTPRDLTVNDAAALLRAPLVSRIAPLSVGNSEISVGGRLRDVMVLGTNADYLDIRQYSVAQGRFLPREDLGRASAVAVIGDKIRRELFGAEAAVGRMVRVGDTRLRVIGVMAPAGQGLGMTTDELVMVPVATAQAMFNTNTLFRIMVEARNREALAPAQRQLEDILRARRDGELDVTLITQDAVLGTFDRILGALTMGVAGIAAISLAVAGILVMNVMLVAVTQRTGEIGLLKALGATARDIRFAFLTEAALLSIAGALVGYGLGHLGAWGIRLAYPVLPAWPPDWAVAAGLGTALGTGLLFGVLPARRAARLDPVQALAKR
- a CDS encoding efflux RND transporter periplasmic adaptor subunit gives rise to the protein MTLARRLFYLLLIFALLGGAIWWLTRPQPVAVVVHEVGRGKVEASIANTRAGEVEACQRTKMSTIIGGRIEDLPVREGDHVKAGQVLMRLWNRDIDARLSVNRTQLITAGRRVQEACALADNAEREAERQAALVKRGFVSASVEDKARTEARARRSACATARADVATVEAQMAATEIDRQRTVLTAPFDGTVAKITGELGEYATPSPPGVPTPPAIDLIDESCLYVKAPMDEIDAPKIQPGQVVRISFEALPDRVFAGRVKRIAPYITAVEKQARTVEVDVAFDHPEEARGLLVGYSADVEIVLDTREDTLRIPTAALREGQRVLVLGDDGVLSERALKTGLANWDQTEVLEGLAAGERIVTSLEREGVTAGAQAVVDDDGRTR
- a CDS encoding DEAD/DEAH box helicase; translation: MTVFDTFSEADIITWLGQRELDKGRACLRATSNLQLEGDLLSAQVQGSARQPYRVAIRFNPHPLAARALQSTCSCPVGGSCKHVAATLLAWLNRRQDPNRPREQVLAWVEAFRAAAGVPAAPTERQASTTHGLRYLVRFDPETRQYALNCFKVRLDRQGQIRSSENWSNYERALDAPPSFIDDTDLDILRLLWAQRPRGPLFDNPLPLAGRNSQALVEALVESGRCHFEDLMNPALKPGAARPGRLEWLTTTDGRRAPALRVEPQAELVMPLVPPWYVERKTNEAGLITLDAAPEQIVRLLLLPPLTPSESELVADTLREVAPELPGPASSDAPAVRVGGPAIPVLRIGTLDVAGVNFRSYPRYGLEHFDYATLAFRYGELTIDAHDSAMLHALPDGRTARLERDADVEAAAARRLVRSGLAKVPPGKVHGGYDLVPAHMLGLSDEDEWAQFTANELPQLRAEGWIIEMPADFRHHAVDIDALILDVDEAESGWLDISPGIEVDGRPVALAPLLTTLFAQDGRWLSGALDQIGDDESIFLHHEELGRLRIPARRLKPLVRALVDLFDSPGEPMRLPAFDAGRLAELELPGRGADTLLALSARMRNAEGIKSVRAPRGFKAELRPYQLEGLAWLQHLVRHDLAGILADDMGLGKTAQALAHLLTEKQAGRLDQPALVILPTSLVFNWQSEAKRFAPRLKVLNLHGADRHARFDELDGVDVALTTYPLLWRDAEALQAREWSLLILDEAQTVKNAASKGAQVIRQIRARHRLGLTGTPLENHLGELWAQFDFLLPGFLGDLKQFTRIWRTPIEKHGDTVRRDLLAARLKPFILRRRKEDVATELPPKTIIVRSVAFEGAQRDLYETVRAAMNEKIRGEIASKGFARSQIVILDALLKLRQVCCDPRLLKSPAASRVTERAKLDMLMDMLPELIDEGRRILVFSQFTQMLSLIAAELDEAQIGWVSLTGDTRDRRIPVEDFQQGRAPVFLISLKAGGVGLNLTAADTVIHYDPWWNPAAENQATDRAHRIGQDKPVFVFKLICAGSIEERILALQDKKAALAAGVLSEDGNALAKFGESDIAALLAPLPAEKG